Sequence from the Candidatus Accumulibacter similis genome:
AGCTGGACGACGAAATCCAGCGTCTCCGTTGCCTGCCGCTCGGCCAGCTCGGCAAACTTCTCCGGCGTCGTCGGATCGATCAGTGCGCCTTCGCCGTAGTAGCTGACCGGGTACTCGGGCTTGGCGTAGAAGGCCGTGATGCGCGCGCCGGCTTCCCTGGCGAAGGAGACCGCCCGCCGTGCAGTATCCCTGGAGAGTTCGGAGCCGTCCGTTGGAACGAGGATGTGTTTGAACATGGCGCCACCTCCACTGTTGAGTGATCAGAAATATAGGCTTGAAGGCGGGCACCAGTCTTGATCGAGATCAAACACCAGATCAAGCCTTGCCGTCTCCTGTCGGCTCGGTCGCAGTGCGACGGGCTGCGGCATTTTGTCCTCTCGACGGCAGCGCCGGGCAACGGCATCATCACCCGCTGGCCGCACGTACCGGCGCGGGCAGCCAGCCACGCGCCACCTGCCGCCGCCAACGCCGTCCTGCGATTTGTTGACCCTGATCAACCATGCCGCCCGATGACGGCAGGACAATCGGTACACCGATTCCACCGAGGTTTCCCATGCAGACGATCACCGATTTCATGTCAGTCGATCATCGCTCCTGCGATGAACTGCTCGCCGCCGTCGAGCACGCGCTGGCCGACGGCAAGTGGGAACTCACACAGGCAGCCTTTGAGCGCTTTCACGATGGCATGCTGCACCACTTCAACGCCGAGGAGTCGGTTCTCTTCCCGCTCTTCGAACAGTGCACCGGCATCTACCGTGGGCCAACGCAGGTCATGCGCGCCGAGCACGCGCAGATGCGGCAGTTGCTGGGCGCGGCGGCAGCGGCACTGGCCGCGCGCAATGCGGATGACTACTCCGGCAACGCCGAGACCCTGCTGATCATGATGCAGCAGCACAATGTCAAGGAAGAGAACGTGCTCTATCCGATGTGCGATCAGCACCTGACGGCGCAGCTGCCGACCCTGCTGCAGGAACTGCGGCAGGAACTCGCGGCGCAGCGCGGGGTGGCGCCATGACCCGTCCGCGTGCCGACATCGTCATCGATGCCCGCGGCCTCGAGCCTCCAGAGCCGATGGTGCGCACCATGGAAGCACTCGATCACCTCGAGCCCGCCGGCAAGCTGCTGGTGCTGCTGCCACGCGAGCCTTTCCCTCTTTACCGGGCTCTCGAGATCAACGGCTTCTCCTGGCAGACGGAGCACCAGCCCGACGGCACGGTGACCGTCCTGATCGAGCACCGCCGGCAGTAATGCAGGCGCTGCTGAGCTTCGACCAGGCGCCGCCGATCTCGGCACCTTTCCGCTTCTTCCTGACGGCGCCGGTCTTCGCCCTGCTCGCCGGCCTGCTCCTGCTGGCCAGCGGTCCGCAACTCCTCGCCTCGCGCTGGACGCCCGCAGCGCTGGCGCTGACGCACCTGATCACCGTCGGGTTCATGCTGCAGGTGATGCTCGGCTCCCTGATCCAGATTCTGCCGGTCGTCGCCGGTGCGAACATCGCCCAGCCCCTCCGCATCGCGACGCTGGTACATGCGCTGCTGGTGCCCGGCGCGCTGTTGCTGGTGGTCGGTCTGCTGCTTTCCGATGCACTCGCCCTGCGGCTGGCGGCGATCACCATCGGACTCGGCGTCACCGTCTTCCTGGTCGCCGCCGGCCGTGCGCTGTGGGGCATGCCGGCGGGCAACGCGACGATACTCGGGCTGAAGCTGGCGCTCCTCGGTCTGGCGATCACCAGCGGTCTCGGCATCGTCCTCGCGCTGGCGCTCGACGGATCATTCGCCTTGCCCCTGCTGCAACTGACGACCATCCATTTCGCCTGGGGTCTCGTCGGCTGGAGCACCATCCTGCTGGCCGCCGTCGCGCTGGTCGTCGTACCGATGTTCCAGATGACACCACCGTACCCAAACTGGTTTGCCCGCTCCTTCGGCTGGTCGGCGCTCGTCGTTCTCGCTGCCTGGAGCACCGCCGATCTCCTCGAATGGCAGCAGCCGAAGGCAGTCCTGGCGAGTGGCATGCTGTTGCTGCCGACCGTCTTCGCGGCCCTTACCCTGCATCTGCAGCGCCACAGCAAACGTGTCCGCTTCGATGCCACACAGCAGTACTGGCGCCTGGCGATGCTCTGCGCTCTCGGCGCCAGCCTCCTCTCGCTCATCTCCCTGCTCCTGCCGGAAGCCGCTGCCAACCGGCAACTGCCGCTGCTGTGGGGCGTTCTCGTTCTGTATGGCAGCCTGATGTCGGTGAGCACTGGCATGCTCTACAAGATCGTTCCCTTTCTCGTCTGGCTGCACCTGCAGAATGCCGGGGGCGGTCGCATCCTGGCACCGAACATGCAGCAGGTGATCGCGAAGCGGCAGATCGACCACCAACTGCACGCACACCTCGCTGCGCTCGCGCTGTTGCTGGCGGCGGCGCTGCAGCCCGAGTGGTTCACCCTTCCGGCGGCCGTCGCGCTGCTCGTCGCCAGTGGCTGGCTGCTGCGCAACCTGCTGGCGGCGACGGCCTTCTACCGCCAGCATCGACAGCGCATCGTCAGCCTGGCGCGTGCGACGCCGGCGCCGCCACCGGGCTGATGGGCTATCTGATCCTGAAGCACCTGCATGTCGGCTGCGTCGTCCTCAGCGGCGCCGGCTTCCTGCTGCGCGGCCTGTGGATGCTGGCCGACTCACCGTTGCTGCAGCGGCGCAGCGTGCGCGTCCTGCCGCATATCGTCGATACCATCCTGCTCGGCAGTGCGATCGCCATGACGGTGCTCAGCCACCAGTACCCTTTCGTCGCCGACTGGTTGACCGCCAAGCTGGCTGGCCTGCTGCTCTACATTGGCTGCGGCACGATGGCGCTCAAACGCGCGCGCGGCAAGCCGCAGCGCGCCGCCTTCCTGCTTGCCGCCATGCTGAGCTTTGCCTGGATCGTATCGGTCGCGCTGACGCGCAGCCCGCTGGGTTTCTTCGCCGCTCTCGCCTGAACGCCACCAAGCGCGGCGCCTCCCTCAGCCGCGCTGGTGCGCCATCAGCTTGCGCAGACCGGCGGTATTGAGGATGCGCACCTTGCGCTGGTGTACAGCCAGCAGTCCGTCTTCCTGGAAACGCGAAAAGGCACGGCTGACGGTTTCCAGCTTGAGGCCGAGGTAGCTGCCGATTTCGTCGCGCGACATGCGCAGGTTGAACTCGGCCGGCGAATAGCCGCGTGCCTTGAAGCGCTGCGAGAGATTGAGCAGAAAGGCCGCCAGGCGTTCCTCGGCACGCATCGTCCCGAGCAGCATCATCACGCCGTGGTCACGCACGATCTCGCGGCTCATCACCTTGTGAAAATGGTGCTGCAGCGTGTGGATCTGTCGCGAAAGGCTTTCCAGATGCGAGAACGGGATGGCGCAGACCTCGCTGTCTTCGAGGGCGATCGCATTGCAGGTGTGGATCTCGCTGCTGATGCCATCGAGGCCGAGCAGTTCGCCGGTCATCTGGAAGCCCGTGACCTGGTCACGGCCATCCTCGATCAGGACGTCGGTCTTGAAGAAACCGCTGCGCACGGCATAGATCGACTCGAATTCCTGTCCGGCACGATAGAGATGATCGCCCCGCTTCAGGCGTCGGCGCGTCGAAACCAGTTCGTCAAGGCGACGCAACTCGTCCGGCGGCAGGCCGATCGGCAGGCACAACTCGCGCAGGTTGCAGTTGGAACAGGCGGTCTTCACGACTTCGAACGTCAGCCTCGCCGTTGCCGCATCGGTCGACATGTCAGCCCTTCGTTTCACTGATTGCCGCGTTTGATCCACGTCAACCCCGGGCTCCGCACACCGGCAGATAATGCCGGCAACCAACCTCGTACCGGGACGATGAGATCCGTCACTGGCAACCTCGTTTTCGATCCACAGATCATCCGCCGCTTCGACGTCAACGGGCCACGCTACACGTCGTACCCGACGGCGGATCGCTTCGTTGAGGCCTTCGGCGCAGACGCCTCCAGACTCTGGCTCGGCAAGCGCAACATCGGCGCCATCAGCCGGCAGCTGTCATTGTACTTCCACATCCCGTTCTGCAACACCATTTGCTACTACTGTGCCTGCAACAAGATCATCACCAAGGACCACGGCCGCTCCGCCAAGTACCTGAAATACCTTGCCCGCGAGCTGGCATTGCAGAGCAGCTACCTCGAGGGCGGCGACCAGGAGGTGGCGCAGCTGCACTGGGGCGGTGGCACGCCGACCTTCCTGTCGCACGACGAGATGCGCCAGTTGATGGCCGCGACCCGCAAACACTTCACCCTGGTGGAAGGCGGCGAGTCCTCGATCGAGGTCGATCCACGCAAGGTCGACCAGGCAACCGTTGCCCTGCTCGGCGAACTGGGTTTCAATCGCATGAGCGTCGGCGTGCAGGATTTCGATGCCGAGGTGCAGACGGCGGTCAATCGGCTGCAGAGCGAGGAGGAGACCCGCGCCGTGATCGACGCGGCGCGCGGCAGCGGCTTCAAGTCGGTCAGCGTCGATCTCATCTATGGTCTGCCCAGGCAGACCGTCGCCGGCTTTGGCCGCACCCTCGAGCGGGTCATCGACGCCAGCCCGGACCGCGTCTCGATCTACAACTACGCCCATCTGCCGAGCCTGTTCAAGCCGCAGCGACGCATCCTCGAGGCGGACATGCCGTCCGCCGACACGCGTCTGCAGATCCTCGCTCTCGCCATCCAGCAGATGACCGCGGCGGGCTATGTCTTCATCGGCATGGATCACTTCGCGAAGCCCGACGACGAACTCGCGATCGCCCAGCGGCAGGGGCGACTGCACCGCAACTTCCAGGGCTATTCGACACACTCCGACTGCGACCTCCTGGCCTTCGGCATCTCGGCGATCAGCAAGGTCGGCCCGACCTACTGCCAGAACGTCAAGACGCTCGACGAGTACTACGACCTGCTGGACAACGGCACCCTGCCGGTCTGCCGCGGCATCGAGCTGAATGCCGACGATCTGCTGCGCCGTTCGATCATCCAGTCGCTGATGTGCCACTTCGAACTGTCGATCGAGTCGATAGAGATTGCGCACCTGATCGACTTCCGGAAGTACTTCGCCACCGAACTCGATGAACTCCGGGAGATGGTCGATGCCGGCCTCGTCCGCGTCGACGATCGCTGGATCACGGTCCTGCCACGCGGTCGCTTGCTGGTCCGAGCCATCGCGATGGTCTTCGACCGCTACCTGCGCGCCGACCGGCAACGCACCCGCTACTCGAAGGTCATCTGAGGCAGAGGGCGACGGTCGCCGCAGGAACGAAGGAGTAGAATCGCAGTTCCGCTCCTCCCGAGCCAGCCACCCGCCCGCCATGCCCGAATCGAGTTTCCTCGCCCTGTTGCTCGTCGGACTGCTTGGTGGAACGCACTGCGTCGGCATGTGCGGCGGCATCGTCGGCGCGCTGACGATGGCTGCGCCGGCCCGCTGCAGCCTGCTGCTCGCCTACAACGCGGGGCGCATCCTGAGCTACGCCGCGGCCGGCGCGATCGCCGGTGCGCTCGGCGAGGCGAGCATCGCCCTGGCCGGGCAGCTGCCGCTGCGCAGCCTCCTCTACCTGCTCGCCAACCTGATGCTGATCGCCCTCGGTCTCTACCTGCTCGGCTTCAGCAGCGCCTTGGCGTTCACCGAGCGGCTCGGCCAGAAGCTCTGGCGACATCTGCAACCGCTGAGCCGGCGTTGCCTGCCTGCGCGCGGCCCGCTGCAGGCCTTTCCGCTCGGGCTGCTGTGGGGCTGGCTGCCCTGTGGTCTGGTGTACAGTGCGCTGGCAACGGCGCTGAGCAGCGGCTCCGCCGCGCAGGGAGCCGGACTGATGCTCGCCTTTGGCGTCGGCACCCTGCCCAATCTGCTCCTGGCCGGCCTGTTCGCCGCGCGCCTGCGCGCGTACACGAACCGGCCGGCGCTGCGCATGGTTGCCGGACTCGTTGTCCTGGGTTTTGGTGTCTGGGGGCTGCTGGGGCTGCAGCAGCTGTTGCACCAGTTCGCTTCCGCTTAGCCGTGCGAGCGCCACCACCTCCGGACTCCATGACAGCAGGCCGTGCGCTGACGGCGCCATGAGCGACCCCAACGTCAGCCCGCAGACACTCGACCTGCCGATCAACGGCATGAGCTGCGCCGCCTGCGCCAGCCGCATCGAGCGCGTACTGAACCGCATGCCCGGCGTCAACGCCAGCGTCAACCTGGCAACCGAGCGCGCACAGGTGGCGATCACGGGCGAGGAAACGAGTGCCGGCCAGGTGGTTGCCGCGATCGAGCAGGCCGGTTTCGCCGTGCCGCTGCAGACGGTCGAGCTGGCGATCAGCGGCATGAGCTGTGCCGCCTGTTCGACGAGGCTGGAGAAGGTGCTCAACCGCCTGCCGGGAGTCGAGGCGGCAGTCAATCTGGCGAGCGAGCGGGCGACCATCCGTTACCGCCCAGGCCTCGCCGCGGTCGCCGGGCTGATCGCCACCATCGAAGCAGCTGGCTTCCATGGCCAGCTCACCGATGCGCATGCACGCGCCGACGAAGTGGCGAGCAGGATTGCCGCGCAACGGCGCGAGCTGCGTCGTTTCTTCATCGCCGCTGCCCTGACCCTGCCGCTGGTGGCGCAGATGCTCACCATGTTCGCTGGCGGCGAGCAGCCGCATGCGGACCTGCTGCCCCGCTGGCTGCAACTCCTCCTGGCGACACCGGTGCAGTTCTGGATCGGCTGGCGTTTCTACGAGGGCGCCTGGAAGTCCCTGCGCGGCGGCGGCGGCAACATGGACGTGCTGGTCGCCCTCGGCACATCAATGGCCTACTTCTTCAGCCTCTTCGTCACCGTATCGGGTGCACCGGGCCTGCACGTCTACTTCGAGGCATCGGCCGCGGTCATCACCCTCGTCCTGCTCGGCAAACTGCTCGAGGCGCGCGCCAGGGCGAAGACGGGCGAAGCGATCGCGGCGCTGGTCCGCCTGCAGCCGCGAACGGCGCGGGTCGAACGTGACGGCCGGCTGATCGAGCTCGACGCCTCCCTGCTGATCCCGGGTGACGTCTTCATTGTCCGCCCCGGCGAGAGCATCCCGGTCGATGGCGAGGTGATCGACGGGTCGTCAAGCGTCAGCCAGGCGATGCTGACCGGCGAGAGCATGCCGGTCGCCAAGCACCGCGGCGACCGCGTCTACGCCGCCACAGCCAACGGTGAAGGCATGCTGCGCTGCCGCGCGACCGGCGTCGGCGAGCACACGTTGCTGGCCGGAATCATCCGCCTGGTAGCTGCGGCGCAAGGCTCGAAGGCCCCCGTGCAACGCCTCGCCGACCGGATATCGGCGGTTTTCGTCCCCGTCGTCTGCCTGGTCTCCCTGGGCACCCTGATCGGGTGGTGGCTTTTTGGCGGCATCTTCAGCACGGCCTTGATCAATGCCGTGGCGGTGCTCGTCATCGCCTGTCCCTGCGCCCTCGGACTGGCAACACCGACGGCCATCATGGTTGGCAGCGGACGCGGTGCTGCAGCCGGCATTCTGATCAAGAATGCCGAGGCGCTCGAGCGGGCCAGCGGGATCAATGTGCTCGCGGTGGACAAGACCGGCACGCTGACCCGCGGCGAGCCCGAGCTGACCGACATCGTTCCCCTGGCAGCCTCGGCAGAGGAGGCACTGCAACTGGCTGCCGGCCTCGAACAGGGGTCCGAACACCCGCTGGCACGGGCGATCCTGCAGCGCGGACAGGAGGCAGGCGTGGGCCTGCCGGCGCTGGCAGAGTTCCGCGCCATTCCCGGACACGGCGTCGAAGGCCTTGTTGGCAGCCGCTGGCTGCGGCTCGGAGCGCCGGCTGCCTGCGTCGACCTGGCCTTGCCGAAGGCCGTGATCGAGGCGCTGCAGGACGCCGGCAAGACCGTCGTCGTCCTCAGCGAACGGCCTGGCGAAGACCGCGGCACCACCGGCAACCAGCCGCCGCAGGTGGCGCTCGCCGTGCTGGCGATTGCCGACCCCTTGCGCGCGAGCTCGCGGCAAGCGGTGGCGCGCCTTGCTGCCCTCGGCATGCGGCTGGTGATGCTCACCGGCGACCACGCTGCGACCGCGGCGGCGATCGCCAGGGCGAGCGGCATCGAGGACTTCCGCGCCGGCATCCTGCCTGGCGACAAGGCGGCCGCGGTCAATGCGCTGCGACAGAAGGGCAGTGTCGTGGCGATGGTCGGTGATGGCATCAACGACGCACCGGCGCTTGCCGCTGCCGACGTCAGCTTCGCCATCGGCGCCGGTTCGGATGCTGCGATCGCGGCAGCCGATGTGACCCTGATGCATGGCGATCTCAATGGCATCGCCGACGCGGTCCTCCTTTCGCGTGCGACACTCCGCAAAATCAGGCAGAATCTCTTCTGCGCCTTCGTCTACAACGTCCTCGGGATTCCCCTGGCAGCGCTGGGGATGCTCAACCCGGTGATTGCCGGCGCAGCGATGGCGCTGAGTTCGCTGTCGGTGGTTGCCAACTCGCTGCTCCTGCGGCGCTGGCGCCCGGGCGGCAGCGGACCCGCCAACGACTCGGGCAGCACGTGACCTGACTGTGGGAAGGGCTGATGGAAAGATTGCTGATCAATGTCTCCGGAATGAGTTGCCAGGGGTGCGTGAAGAGCGTCACCGCCGCCTTGGCAGCCGTTGCGGGTGTCGAGCAGGTCGATGTTTCGTTGCAGTCAGGACAAGCGGCGATCGGCTGTGATCCATCGCTTGTCAGCGTTGCGCGGCTGATGGAAGCGATCGAGGCGGCGGGTTTCTCAGCCCACCCGGTGATCTGAGAGGTCGTGCGGGAATCGTCGCCGCCATGCCAGGCAAGAGGCGAGACCGCTGGCCCGAATCGGCGTGCGCGCTGGCCGAACTGGGCACCGCATGCTGCACACCGCCGCGGAGTTGCCGCGCGGCGGTGCCATCCCTGACCTCTCGGTCTGTCCTGGTCGCTGCCATCCGGGTAGCCTCCCTCCATTGACCCAAGGAAGAAGATGTCAAGAAAAAAGGAAAGAAGCGTCGAACCGCAGATCCCCGCAACTCCTCCCGGCGAGCCCATGCGCCTGACGCAGTTCTCGCACGGCGGGGGCTGTGGCTGCAAGATCGCCCCCGGCGTACTCGAGCAGATCCTCGCCCGGACCGCACCGGCAGTGGTGCCGTGGCAACTCCTCGTCGGCACTGAGACCAGCGACGACGCTGCTGTCTACCAGCTCAACGATGAGCAGGCGGTGATCGCCACGACCGATTTCTTCATGCCGATCGTCGACGACCCCTTCGACTTCGGCTGCATCGCGGCAACCAATGCGCTGTCCGACGTCTATGCCATGGGCGGCACCCCGCTGCTGGCGCTGGCCGTCGTCGGCATGCCGGTCAATCGCTTGCCGCTGGAGACCATCCAGCGCATTCTCGAAGGCGGCCAAGCGGTCTGTGCGAAGGCCGGCATCCCGATTGCAGGGGGACACACGATCGACTCGGTGGAACCGATTTATGGCCTCGTCGCCATCGGGCTCGTCCATCCGCGACACGTGCAGCGGAACTCCGGCGCACGCCCCGGTGACAAGCTGATTCTCGGCAAGGGGCTGGGCGTCGGTTTCCTCAGTGCGGCGCTGAAGAAAGGCCTCCTGTCACCGGCCGGCTATGCGGCGATGATCGCCTCGACGACACAGCTCAACACGCCCGGCCGCGCCCTCGCCTGCCTCGCTGGCGTGCATGCGATGACCGATGTCACCGGCTTTGGTCTGCTCGGGCACCTGGTCGAGATCTGCAAGGCATCCGGCGTCTCCGCCGTCATCGACTACACGGCGGTGCCGGCCCTGCCGAACGCCGCCGACTATGCCGCCAAGGGCTGCATCACCGGCGCTTCCGGCCGCAACTGGGCGAGCTACAGCGAGCACGTCGAGCTTGACAGGAAGCTCGGCGATCTCGAACGTGACCTGTTGACCGACCCGCAGACCAGCGGCGGCCTGCTCGTTGCCTGCGCGCCGGAGGTGGTCACCGAGGTCCTGGCAGTCTTCCTGCAGGAGGGCTTCGACCAGGCAACGGTTATCGGCGAGTTGGGCGAAGGCAAGCCGCAGGTCACGGTCGTCAGGAGTCGCTGAGGCCGCACCGCGCGCCGCTGCGCAGCATCCTGCGCGCCGGCGCTCAGTCGAGCATCAAAGATACCAGCCCGTCGGCGAGCTTCGGTTCGAACCAGGTCGATTTCGGCGGCATCACCTGCCCCATGTCGGCAACCGCCATCAGCTCCGCCATCTGCGTCGGATACATGGCGAACGCAACCGTCATCTCGCCGCTGTCGACCCGGCGCTCGAGTTCACCCAGGCCGCGCATGCCACCGACGAAGTCGATGCGCGTATCGCGACGCAGGTCGCTGATCCCGAGCAGCGGGTCGAGGATCTGCTCGGCCAGGACAGAGACATCGAGCCGGCGCACCGGATCGGCGAGCGGCACCAGTTCCGGTCGTACCTGCAGCCGGTACCAGCGACCGGCCAGATACATCCCGCAAACCCCACTGCACCCGGGGCGCAGCGGGCCGTCCGCCAGACTGACGTGGTAGCGCTCGCCGACCGCCAGCAGAAAATCGTCGACGTTCAGGCCGTTCAGATCCCTGACCACCCGGTTGTAGTCCAGGATGCGCATCTGCCGCGCCGGGAAGATCACCGCCAGGAACGAGTCGGCGCCACCCTTGCCTCCCAGGCGCCGCGCGGCCGCGACGCGCGAGGCCGCTGCCGAACGGTGATGACCATCAGCGATGTAGAGCGCCGGCATGGCACCGAAGACGGCGCTGATGCGCGCCATGTCGGCATCGTCCGCGATCAGCCACAGCGTGTGTCGGATGCCATCGACCGCCGTCAGGTCGGCCAGCGGCGGCTGCCCGGTCGCCATGGCGAGCAGGTGTTCGGCCTGCGGATCGTCGGGATGGGCCAGCAGGACCGGCCCGGTCTGGGCATTCAGCGCCTCGATCTGACGGACCCGGTCATCCTCCTTGTCGGGGCGGGTGAACTCGTGCCTGCGGATGCGGTTGCCGTCGTAGGCGGCGATCGAGGCGGCCGCCACGAGCCCCGTCTGCACGTGCTCGCCCATCACCAGACGGTAGGCGTAATAGTACGGCCGCGGATCGCGGCACAGGACGCCGTCGTCGATCAGTCGGCGGAAGTTCATCGCCGACCGGGCATACACCTCGGGTGCGTAGTGATCGACCTCGGGTGGCAGGTCGATCTCGGCCTTCGACACGTGCAGGAACGAGAGCGGGTTGCCGGCGGCAGCCTGCCGCGCCTCGTCACTCGAGAGTACGTCGTAGGGTGGTGCAGCGACTGCTGCGGCATCGGCGCTGCGCGGCCGCAGACCGGAGAATGGCCGGATCAGGCAAGAATCGAATGTCAAATGCTTCTCCCGCTCGAGCGAAGTTCTGGAAAGGGCGCCGCAGCGCAACGGCTGCCGGCGGTGTCGCTTGCTGCGCAGGCACCAGCAGCAGCCACCACAGGCGGCCGACCGCCGGTGGCGAACGGCCATCCCGACGGAGCGGTCACGGCAGCGGCCGGACGGGGCGCCTCAAATGCTTCTGTAGAGCGCCTCATAGCGCAACGCGGAATCAGCCCACGAGAAGTCCTGCGCCATCCCGCGTTTCTGCAATTGGTGCCACACGGCCGCATTTCGCATCAGCACCAGCGCGTCGCCGATCCGCCCGGCAAGGACGCGGCTGCTGGCGTAGTCAAAGACGAAGCCATTCGCTGTCCCGGCCCTGACATTGTCGGGCGTGGCGTCGATCACCGTGTCGGCGAGACCGCCAACCCGCCGCACCAGCGGAATCGTACCGTAGCGCAGGGCATAGAGCTGCGTCAGACCACAAGGTTCAAAGCGCGACGGAACGAGCAGAATGTCGGCGCCGGCCATGATGCGATGCGACAGGGCATCGTCAAAACCGAGGTAGACCGAGACGGAGGCCGGGTGCGCCCTCACCGCGGAGCGGAACGCGTTTTCGATCTCGGCTTCGCCACTGCCGATGACCACCAGTTGCCCACCCGCTGCCAATAGGTCCGGCAGGGCGCCAAGGACGAGATCCATCCCCTTCTGCGAGGTCAAGCGGCTGACCACCGCGAGCAGGGGTGCCTTGCTCCTGAGTGCAAAGCCGAGCTCCGCCTGCAGCTTGAGCTTGCAGATCCGCTTCCCGCGCAGCTTGTGCGCGGTGTAGTTGTGCGCCAGTGCGCGGTCACTGCCCGGATCCCACACTGAATAGTCGACGCCGTTGAGGATTCCCGACAGATTGCCACCACGGTCGCGCAGCAGTCCGTCGAGGCCCCAGCCAAACTCCGGCGTACAGATCTCGCGCGCATAGGTCGGACTGACGGCATTGACTCGCGCGGCATGAAACAGCGCCGCCTTCATGAACGACAGATGGCCATGGAACTCGAGCGCGCTCTGATCCGCGCCCGAGATCATCAACCCCAGATCATTGTGATGATCGAGCGGGAACAGACCACGGAAGGCAAGGTTGTGGATGGTGAACACGGTGGCCGTAGTCAGCGCCGGATTCTGCGCGATGTAGGCCGGCGCCAGACCGGCATGCCAGTCGTGCGCGTGCACGACATCCGGTCGCCAGTTGCGGTCGAGTTCGCCGCCGGCCAGATGGGCAGCAATCCAGCCGAGCAGGGCGTAGCGCCGATGGTTGTCCCGCCAGTCGCGGCCGTCGGGACCGAGATACGGGTTGCCGTCCCTCCTGTAGAGGAAGGGTGCATCGATGACGTAAGCCAGCAGCCCGCTGTCGGGCAGGCGGCCCAGGCGCAGCGTCACCACCGCTGCACCGAAAACCGGGCCCAGGCGGATGACCCGCCTGCCTTCGAGCACTCCGCTGAGGATTGCCGGCATCCCCGGCAGCAGGACGCGGACATCGAGCCCGCGGGCGGCGAGCGCCGGCGGTAGAGCCGCCACGACGTCCGCCAGACCGCCGGTCTTGACCAGTGGATAGATCTCCGCGGCTACGTGCAGGACGCGCAAGCTTCCCCTCCCCCTGCCCCTGCCGGCGTCAGCCCAGCCGCTCGAGCATCTTGCGCGTCACCAGGCTGACACCGCCCTCGGTGCGACGGAAGCGGCGGGCATCCTCCTCCGGATCCTCGCCGATCACCATTCCCGCGGGGATGTTGCAGCCGGCGTCGACGACGCAGTGGCTCAGCCGCGCCCGGTTGCCGACGGTCGTGTCCGGCAGCAGCACCGACAGGTTGACGCGGGCGTAGGAATGGACGCGGCAGCCCGAAAAGAGCAGCGAACGATTGACTTCGCCGGAGACGATCGAGCCACTGGACACCGTGGACTCGATCGCCGTGCCGCGGCGATCCATGTGGTTATGCACGAACTTCGCCGGCGGCAGTTGCTGCTGGTAGGTCCACACCGGCCAGTTGCGGTCGTACAGATTGAGAGCCGGAACGGTGGCTGTGAGGTCGATGTTGGCGTCCCAGTAGGCATCGATGGTACCCACATCGCGCCAGTAGTGCTCGCGTCGCACGTCGTCGGCGGCGATGACACAGCTGCGCGAGAACGGATGCGCCGAGGCAACGCGATTCATCACCGCGCGTGGAATGATGTCCTTGCCAAAGTCATGGCTCGAGCCGGAGTCACTGAGGT
This genomic interval carries:
- a CDS encoding SirB2 family protein, whose amino-acid sequence is MGYLILKHLHVGCVVLSGAGFLLRGLWMLADSPLLQRRSVRVLPHIVDTILLGSAIAMTVLSHQYPFVADWLTAKLAGLLLYIGCGTMALKRARGKPQRAAFLLAAMLSFAWIVSVALTRSPLGFFAALA
- the fnr gene encoding fumarate/nitrate reduction transcriptional regulator Fnr — its product is MSTDAATARLTFEVVKTACSNCNLRELCLPIGLPPDELRRLDELVSTRRRLKRGDHLYRAGQEFESIYAVRSGFFKTDVLIEDGRDQVTGFQMTGELLGLDGISSEIHTCNAIALEDSEVCAIPFSHLESLSRQIHTLQHHFHKVMSREIVRDHGVMMLLGTMRAEERLAAFLLNLSQRFKARGYSPAEFNLRMSRDEIGSYLGLKLETVSRAFSRFQEDGLLAVHQRKVRILNTAGLRKLMAHQRG
- a CDS encoding sulfite exporter TauE/SafE family protein, whose amino-acid sequence is MPESSFLALLLVGLLGGTHCVGMCGGIVGALTMAAPARCSLLLAYNAGRILSYAAAGAIAGALGEASIALAGQLPLRSLLYLLANLMLIALGLYLLGFSSALAFTERLGQKLWRHLQPLSRRCLPARGPLQAFPLGLLWGWLPCGLVYSALATALSSGSAAQGAGLMLAFGVGTLPNLLLAGLFAARLRAYTNRPALRMVAGLVVLGFGVWGLLGLQQLLHQFASA
- a CDS encoding universal stress protein yields the protein MFKHILVPTDGSELSRDTARRAVSFAREAGARITAFYAKPEYPVSYYGEGALIDPTTPEKFAELAERQATETLDFVVQLCESAGVPVDKLSMTSDIPYQAIIDAATAAGCDLIFMASHGRRGFSALLLGSETNKVLTHSKIPVLVYR
- the hemN gene encoding oxygen-independent coproporphyrinogen III oxidase — its product is MRSVTGNLVFDPQIIRRFDVNGPRYTSYPTADRFVEAFGADASRLWLGKRNIGAISRQLSLYFHIPFCNTICYYCACNKIITKDHGRSAKYLKYLARELALQSSYLEGGDQEVAQLHWGGGTPTFLSHDEMRQLMAATRKHFTLVEGGESSIEVDPRKVDQATVALLGELGFNRMSVGVQDFDAEVQTAVNRLQSEEETRAVIDAARGSGFKSVSVDLIYGLPRQTVAGFGRTLERVIDASPDRVSIYNYAHLPSLFKPQRRILEADMPSADTRLQILALAIQQMTAAGYVFIGMDHFAKPDDELAIAQRQGRLHRNFQGYSTHSDCDLLAFGISAISKVGPTYCQNVKTLDEYYDLLDNGTLPVCRGIELNADDLLRRSIIQSLMCHFELSIESIEIAHLIDFRKYFATELDELREMVDAGLVRVDDRWITVLPRGRLLVRAIAMVFDRYLRADRQRTRYSKVI
- a CDS encoding hemerythrin domain-containing protein codes for the protein MQTITDFMSVDHRSCDELLAAVEHALADGKWELTQAAFERFHDGMLHHFNAEESVLFPLFEQCTGIYRGPTQVMRAEHAQMRQLLGAAAAALAARNADDYSGNAETLLIMMQQHNVKEENVLYPMCDQHLTAQLPTLLQELRQELAAQRGVAP
- a CDS encoding DUF2249 domain-containing protein; protein product: MTRPRADIVIDARGLEPPEPMVRTMEALDHLEPAGKLLVLLPREPFPLYRALEINGFSWQTEHQPDGTVTVLIEHRRQ